A single region of the Kwoniella botswanensis chromosome 1, complete sequence genome encodes:
- a CDS encoding potassium uptake protein — MLLSTESRCLRKLITGRGGSRHTPAQSVLGAIQGIEVAGPSISKNTIIGITDAILIVLYLIQPLGISKISMVFAPIISVWFAFNAVFGIYNLVKYDATVFKAFYPYYAFDYLIRHKEEGWRHLGGVLLAFTGVEALFADLGAFSRKAIQLSWLGYVFPCLVLGYVGQAAFISAHPEAYSNPFFNAAPPGTLYPALVIAILAAIVASQAIITASFQLLAQVMKFSYFPQLKVVHTSKIYYGQLYVPLANWLLMVGTVLVASIYNNTTSLGNAYGVCVMFVTFFDTLMVTLVSIFVWRFNPFLVAFPWMIFTLLDATFLSSALTKVPDGAWFTLTLAAALACVFLLWRFGKERQWLAEAKDRFPTSHFIARSSDGHLRLTDAYSGVPLSTIQGLGIFFDKAGETTPIVFSQFVTKLTSIPEAIVFFHLRPLDRPTISPEDRYTVSRLGIPNCYRLVVRYGFNDEVVTPDLATIIFKQIRSFLIKQTTNNINAVPSPNLTSGKEDQHIKDEIMRLDRALAHKVLFFTGKGQMKVRQNGNWLRKLLLWAFLWIRDNTRNRIASLQLPVEEIVEVGFLKEI, encoded by the exons ATGTTATTGTCGACAGAGTCCAGATGTTTACGTAAACTGATTACTGGTCGTGGAGGTAGCCGACATACACCAGCTCAGTCAGTACTCGGAGCCATTCAGGGAATCGAAGTCGCTGGGCCGTCAATCTCCAAAAACACCATCATCGGAATCACGGACGCCATTCTTATCGTACTTTATCTCATTCAGCCCTTGGGCATCTCCAAAATATCCATGGTTTTCGCTCCGATAATCTCTGTCTGGTTCGCTTTCAATGCCGTCTTCGGGATTTATAACCTCGTCAAATACGATGCCACTGTTTTCAAGGCGTTTTATCCTTACTACGCCTTCGACTATCTCATCCGTcacaaagaagaagggtggaGACACCTGGGTGGTGTTCTCCTGGCATTCACTGGTGTAGAAGCACTTTTTGCGGACTTGGGAGCATTTAGTAGAAAGGCTATACAGCTCAGTTGGCTTGGATATGTGTTCCCTTGTCTGGTTTTGGGTTACGTTGGTCAAGCAGCTTTCATTAGTGCTCACCCCGAAGCTTACTCGAATCCATTTTTCAACGCTGCCCCTCCAGGAACACTTTATCCTGCTCTGGTCATCGCCATCCTCGCTGCCATTGTAGCGTCACAAGCGATTATCACTGCGAGTTTCCAACTTTTGGCGCAGGTGATGAAATTCTCTTATTTCCCTCAATTGAAGGTCGTCCACACGTCCAAGATCTATTACGGCCAACTTTATGTTCCTTTGGCCAATTGGTTGTTGATGGTAGGCACAGTGCTTGTAGCGTCAATATACAACAATACGACTAGCTTGGGTAACGCCTATGGTGTTTGTGTGATGTTCGTCACTTTTTTCGACACCCTCATGGTGACCTTGGTGTCGATCTTTGTATGGCGATTCAATCCGTTTCTCGTTGCCTTCCCTTGGATGATTTTTACTCTTCTCGACGCAACTTTCTTATCCTCGGCTCTCACCAAAGTCCCCGATGGAGCCTGGTTCACTTTGACTCTCGCCGCTGCCTTGGCTTGCGTTTTCCTACTATGGAGGTTTGGAAAAGAACGACAATGGCTTGCTGAAGCCAAAGACCGCTTCCCAACCTCCCATTTCATCGCCAGGTCGTCGGATGGACATCTGCGATTAACCGATGCGTATTCTGGTGTCCCGCTCAGCACAATCCAAGGTCTTGGAATCTTTTTCGATAAAGCTGGAGAGACAACACCAATTGTCTTCAGTCAATTTGTGACTAAATTGACATCAATACCCGAAGCGATTgtcttctttcaccttcggCCACTTGACCGACCAACAATTTCACCGGAGGATCGCTATACCGTATCTCGTCTGGGGATCCCAAATTGCTATCGGTTAGTCGTGCGATACGGCTTCAACGACGAAGTTGTCACACCTGACTTGGCCACCATCATATTCAAGCAGATCCGCTCATTCCTGATCAAACAAACTACGAACAATATTAACG CCGTTCCCAGTCCGAACTTGACGTCAGgcaaagaagatcaacatatcaaagatgagatcatGCGTCTTGATCGCGCTTTAGCACACAAAGTGTTGTTCTTCACAGGTAAAGGGCAAATGAAAGTTCGGCAGAATGGGAACTGGCTAAGGAAGCTGCTGCTATGGGCGTTCTTATGGATCAGAGACAATACCAGGAATCGGATTGCCAGTCTTCAGCTGCCGGTTGAAGAGATCGTTGAGGTAGGCTTCTTAAAGGAGATTTGA